A segment of the Amia ocellicauda isolate fAmiCal2 chromosome 5, fAmiCal2.hap1, whole genome shotgun sequence genome:
CAAAATGGGTAAAACAAAACTCATCTCCAGCTCTGATTGATGGAAAGCTTCTTGCTGCCAAGATCATGACTATTTTGCATTTGGCTGGTTCTTAATTTCCCTTATGTCTGGGGGGGTTGAGTACCTGCCCTCTCTCTTtctacttctctctctctctctgtctctctttgcaGCTGTCATCCGTAACTATGGCAATTTGCTGCTTGAGCTGTCTGGGGTGGTGCCCGATGGCATTGTGGCGTTCTTCACCAGCTACCAGTACATGGAGAACATTGTGGCCAGCTGGTATGAACAGGTGGGTACTGAACACATAGAAGGAGGAGAGAAGGACATAGAGGATCATGGGGTGGATTCTATTTtaagtttcttattttttgtctaCAACTACAACTCTTAATTTGATGAGCAAAATATAGAATTTATTAGCAATTACAGCACCTAGCAATACTGTGACACTGCAGTACAGAAGGAAGAGTCTTttcaatattgtattacatcaaTAGATTACCTAGCCCCTCTTCAGCCTGAATCCCCACCATAGCCAACTCAAATTTGAAGTGAAGTCCATACAGTTCTACACCCAATTCCTTTACCATGACCTTAATGGACGTCTAAGTTTACCGAGGACTCCAATTGCAACCCTAGCCTGGACCAAAATGGTAACCCTAATTTCATCACTCAACCTCTTTTTAGTGTAAAATGTAACTAAATTACTAACTATAATACTCTAAATACACCCTTAATAAGAAGgtgacagaaaacaaaagagacgaggatgggagaggaggaggagggagggaagaaGGAAGGAGAGGAAAGGGGAGAGGAGCCACAATGAAAGCACATCCTGTCATTTGTTGAAAATATCATCATTCCAcccgtctgtgtgtctgtcctgcAGGGGATCCTGGAGAACGTCCAGAGGAACAAGCTGATCTTCATTGAGACGCAGGACGCAGCAGAGACCAGCATGGCCTTGGAGAAATACCAGGAGGTCATGGCGGGGTCgcaggggaggagagagagaggggagcaaGGGAAACCCAAATGAGCGATTGAGTTGCACACTTAACCTTACTCTCAcgttctccctccctctgcagGCGTGTGAGAATGGCCGGGGGGCTATCCTGCTGTCAGTGGCCAGAGGGAAGGTGTCCGAGGGGATCGACTTTGGTGAGACAGGAATAAAGAAATCGGGGCCGGGAGGGAGAGTGGGATGTACACAGAAtcttgactgactgactgactgatactgactctctcctccctctcctctcctgtccAGTCCATCATTTTGGTCGTGCTGTTATCATGTTCGGCGTGCCCTACGTCTACACACAGAGTCGCATCCTCAAGGTAAGGACGGCCCTCCTCCCACTCTGATCCCTCCATTCATCTtctcttctatttttttgttttctttcccattTCTTCTTCCTCTACTCCTCTGCCTTTCTCAGCCCTCTGGTCCCTCATCTATCTCTATAATTTTGATAGATAAAAAGTCAGAATGTGTGTCTATGCTAGCTTCAAAACAGAATCAGAAAGctcactctctccccctccccacttcctcttttttcccctacTCTGACCTCTGTAGGCTCGTCTGGAATACCTGCGGGACCAGTTCCAGATCAGAGAGAATGACTTCCTGACGTTTGATGCCATGCGGCACGCGGCGCAGTGTGTGGGCCGGGTCATTCGCGGCAAGACTGACTACGGGCTCATGGTGTTCGCTGATAAGGTAAAGAGGCTGAGAGACGGCTAACTGGGCAAACAGGTGGCGCAGAGAGAGACATTGTACAATACAGTCACCCTCACCCCTACCcattcctcctctctccctctgtctgtctctctctctctctcagcgatACGCTCGTGCCGATAAGCGGGGGAAACTGCCTCGCTGGATCCAGGAGCACCTGAGCGACAGCAGCCTGAACCTGACCATCGACGAGGCGCTGCAGCTGGCACGCCACTTCCTCAGGGACATGGCACAGCCCTTCAGGAGGGTACGCAGCCCACATCTGCACCACACGCTGTTTCcatctgtctctcgctctcccttGTCCATCTCATTGTCCCCTATCTCATCTCCTCTCGCCCCTTTTCACTCTCTACCCATTACCTCagtctctgcctgtctctgtctctcccctctcattaacctctttctctctctctctctcaggaggacCAGCTGGGACTCTCTCTCCTCACTCTGGATCAGCTGCAGTCTGAGGAGATGCTGAAGAGGATCGCTCAGATCGCACACCAAGTctaacccccacacacacccacacagaggaaaggaagggagagagagagagggggggggttaAGGGGTGAGAGAAAGCAGAGAGGACATCACACCAGCTTGTGTATATgtctatatatgtatgcatgtatgtaagcctgaatatgtatgtatgtgtgtatgtatgagaACACGTGTACAAAGACTACTCATTACTTGTGCCAGGCTTGGGAGGAAGAAAAACAGGATGAAAAGCggtgtttatttgtgtatattttttattgtttgaaattgcagtaataaaaaacacatttctaataATCCTTCAGTTCTGAATGATGTCTGTGACTGTGGtattattgtactgtactgtactgctgggGTTTAAACTAAACTTTGTATAAAATAGCATAGCTAGGTTAGAGAAACGTCATATATCGTTTGCAACACACAGCACGTGGATGCAGCTGAACACAAACTAGCCtaattgaagtttaattgatTACACTTTCACAGATTTCTAGTTTGGACAAACATAGAAGGCTCTCTTAGGTGACGAACCAAGGcgaagggcaaaaagaggaagtctttgtgcagacgtcactttttatacaaacaggaggtggaagggtcctgtttgagtgatgggcacaAGGGTAATGCAGAGGAGGGCCTAGTTACCTGCATTGAAACTGAGGTTTATGCCTGCCtgttcaaaaagaaaaaaaggctcAGACTCTCAACATATTATGGAAATTGAAGCAGGAATCTCCACCAAGCATCAGAGGGTACAATACCAACAgatgcacaaaataatgaatcaTACACAGTAAACTAATGGAAACTATTGAAATACTTTACATTGTGATGATGATATAAAATCAAGGACAATAGCCATTTGCCCTGAGAAGTCTATCAGCTCCTGAAACCCAATGTCTCTGCGTTCCAGGAAGTTCATGATGCAACTTCTGCCCCCTTGTGGACACGCAGTGCATGAGGATACTCCTGATAGAGTTAGTGTctagctttttatttattatttattatgcacAGACaccggtgccatagcttgtaatAGTAATATACAATTATGTATAGTTGTATTACATACTGAAGGGATGCTGAAAATGACATCTGAAATGTGTAATACTGATATTAATTACATTCATTGTTCAAACGATTGCTGTGTAATAAAATGCTGTTCGTGCTTCAACCGATTTTGGGGAAGAATCCAATTTTCTGATTGAGTCAATCTAAATATCATGGGGAGACCACAGAAATGTTACAACAAGAAATACTGTACAGATCAGTTGAAGTGGAAAGTATCTTTATTAAACCATGCAATTTGTGGACATCTAATATAAAACTTAAGATTCCAGTTGAGTTTAGACAGCAGGTGTGTAATCTCTGGACCGCCACTCCATTTATTTCTAAAGATTAttgtggaaaaaataaaggaTGGATAAGTATAGTTTTATAAGCATGACTtttcagttaaaataaataactgaattacattttcttgcatGAAGGATATGAACACTTTTACTTAACACTGGATATAACGTTGGGGTTGTTGTTCTGTTTGTGTTCAGGTGGCAGAGGTCCTGGCAAGTTTTGTGATCCGACAGAAGTTTGCAGAAGTGAAGAGTGGAAACAAGAGGTAGGCCCTCATGGGGAAGAGAGGGTTGGGCTTGTGAATCTTACTTCTTATATAAATGTTGCTGTTTGACTGTTTCTGGGGAAGAAGATTGGCGTTATTGTGCGCCATCATGGATTGAAGGTGATGTTCTTTCCATCCTTTTTTAAAACACTTATATTCACAGATAACAAGGTATTTAGAACTTTGGCAAGAGGTGAGTAAGGCAGAGAGGAGCAGGATTGCTAATTAATTCTGACCATCCCCCGACAATACTGTGGTCCTCGAGAGTGGAAAGCATAGGGCAATGGCTTCCATAAATAAAGGACTATAAATAATTGTTTCACACTCAAATTATAGGCCCGATTATCTAATGTAAAAACTTTGTTCTAGTCTATCAAAGCAGCTGATTATTAGAATCACAGAAAATGCAGACGGGACAGGGAAGAGTGCCAATCCTTGTCATTTCCCCATGCAGATGAGCCAAAACAATGCAAGTCGCTATTATCGGCAGATCCTACTAAGTGTCCTGTTGTTTTTTGCAGCTCCTCTTATCCCTATATGAGGTGAAACAAGCAGGTGGGGATCCTCTCTTCTTGCAATACATTAGTGGTTAAAAGCCGAGATCTGGTCTGCATGCTCTCATTTGCCCAATGCAATTATATCTAAAGCAAAGTATTCACAATGCAGTGCAGAATACGAAGGATGGAAGGACATGGTGCATCAGTGTATCAGCAAAGCAAACCTCATTAAATCCTCCACGTATAAATGCAGACACTCTCCAGCTATTTGACAACCTCCAATTTCCTCTAGAAAAACTTCCATTTAAATCATTCAATAATTCGGTCCCACTTCActttaaatctgtctgtatagTTTAGTTGTACTCCCATTccctcatttaaatgcaaaggTTTCTGTTATGGCATGCCTATTACTAACactattgccaaagcaattacaCAATACTTTCAACAGTAGATCACATGTACAGAATACACTGAATACACTGATGCACCGTGTCCTTCCATCCTTCGTATTCTGCACTGCATTGTGAATACTTTGCTTTAGATATAATTGCATTGGGCAAATGAGAGCATACAGACCAGAGCTCGGCTTTTAACCACTAATGTATTGCAAGAAGAGAGGATCCCCACCTGCTTGTTTCACCTCATATAGGGATAAGCCATCATGTGCATTACAAAAATAAGAACTTATTCTCTTAATAGTATAAGCTTCTTTGACCAAACACATTACTTCTCCTGTAGATTTGCATTCAGATTGTCTCCAAtaattgtttggtttgttttactcCAAGGTACAAtccatgaaaagaaaaaacacagaaagaaaacacaaaacaagtccCACCTGAAAAACTGCTCCAATGAGTTGTCATTATTTGGGCTGTTATCTTCACACTGGTTTCAGCATTTCAGGGGAAAAGCAAACTGTTCCTGTTCAAGAACTTGTTCAGACATTAGTGATTGAAACATCTATGGTTTCACTTTCTAGATTTGAAATCTATTTTCATGTTTAGGAAAGCAGTtttagaaaacataaataatacagaaatacattgTGAGGTGCCATTTGTTTGGAACTGGTAAAATTCTCTAAAGTTTTACAAttacaggttttgttttttctgttagcTACAGAAGAGCTAAGGAAATAAGAACTATACACCTGGTAATATGACTATGCAAATAGAAAGGTCATTGCTGTAATAATTTCACTTCAAATCGCATAAACATGCtaaattcatttcaaaataagccacacacacatacaattatggAAATTATTATTCTTCCACTAGCTTTTCACTTAAACTGCAttaaggatgtctgctaagaaagaaataataatagcaatgatAATACTGTATGAGAGTCTCTGGTTTGCTCAGTCCTGGAATTGTTTACCTCAGTGAGCGAGTGACCTCTACATTCACCATAAACAAGAGCACAGTCCCATCAAGCTCCCACTGCTGGACACAGCAGTTCTAACCACTGGTACAGCTGTGACTGTGATGATGTTTCATATGGATTGAGTAACAGGAGGGGTAGCTTGActcatatgaaaaaataaagggGAGAAAATATTCCCAGCTTTTTTTCAGAATACAGGAGACTAGTAATCCAAGGAAGAATTTGACCATTATCTACAATTCTACAGTCAACGGGGTTGCAAATCCAAGGGTGAAAATATCATGAAGAAATTTGTGTGAAATTCTGCTATCTGATGTTTTACAGCTAATTGGTCTCATGTTAGATGGTTTGATGGCAAATCAGGCAATGCTTTATTGTCGTCAAATTTCTTTCAAGAATGAATGCAATACACAATGAAGTCATATATGAAGAAAAACACTTATCATTGATTTGATTATGGCAGTGGTGAGCAATCTAAATTAAGCAGTGGGCCGCAAGTCCAGGTGACAGATAACTACCTGGGCAGCAAGACCcctttaccacaattacaaatgctacattttaaataaaaaattgcaATATCAAGCAATGAATACATATCAACAATGTATTAAGGGAGTAACActgatacaaaataagcagttgtcatAAATATACTACTGTATTCTTTCTTAATTTTATCTTGGGGAGGGTGGTCATGGGCTGCAAGGGGATGCACTTTGGACCACAGGTTGCACACCACTGGATTATGGCATACGAGCCCAACTCCAGCTACACTGTTTCTTGTTGACTCACTTCATTCAAGCAGAAGTCCCATTAGCAGACTAGATTCATATGCTCTCCAGACCACAGAGGGACATGGGGGGTTCAAGGTGGGGGGAGGTTAACAGTGCATGCAGGTGGCGGGAGGGTGGATGGAGGGGTTCcatctgtccatagtgtttttgattattttgtattgtgcattgatgtttgttttgttggcatgtttgcttaattacaaaaaaagaaatataaatattgtttaaaaatccCAAATTTATCATTGGCATCCTTGGCACTTAGCGACGTGAACAAACtagactttgggcactccagACAAAAAAAGGTTTGCCATCCCTTCTATATAACTATGAGCTTCTGGACATTTGATTCAGTAGTGACCATATAAGGCTTGACACCCTGCCTTTTCCTTCAATTATGACATCATAAGCAGCTTCAATCATTGGCTGAATAACAGCTTGACGACCTGCCTCCAGTTGCAATTATGACATCATCCCCTCGTGCTAGAGGGTCAGGACACACTTGGAGCACAACTGCAACAGTGGATAAACTGAGCTCAGGATCTGCATACTTTTTCTAGTTGCTTTATTGTTTATCACCCATCTCAGTGTAGAGAGGAGGAACTGGAGTAGCTAGAACAGCCCAGCAGCCAGTAAAGAGTAGCCAGTCACACATTCTCGTTCAGTATGATGGCGAACTGCTGCAACTGGGTGACACGGTTAAATCAGCCGTCAAGGAAAGTGACCTTAGTGACATTGGGTCTGGACAAAGCTGGAAAAACAGCGACTGTGAGAGGCATTTTAGGAGAAAATCCAGAAGACGTGGCCCCCACCGTGGGCTTCTCCAAAATCTACGTGAAGCAGGGGAAGTCTGAGGTGACCATCTTCGACTTGGGCGGGGGCAAGAGGATCCGGGGCATCTGGAAAAACTACCACGCCGAGTCGCACGGCGTGGTGTATGTTGTGGACTCCAGCGATGTGGAGCGCATCCAGGAGAACAAGAACACCCTGGCCGAGGTCCTGAGACACCCGCGCATTGCCGGGAAGCCTGTGCTTGTGCTGGCCAATAAGCAGGACTGCGACGGGGCCTTGTGCGAGGCAGACCTCATCAAATCTCTCGCTCTGGAGAAGGTAGTGAATGAAAACAAGTGTTGTCAGATTCAGCCGTGCTCGGCTGTGACAGGCAACGTGAAAAAACAGGACCAGTCCATCAAGAAGGGGCTGGCATGGCTGCTGAGCAGAATCGACAGGGACTATGCGGCCTTGAACGAGCGGGTGGAGAAAGACACGGCCGAGCAGAGGGCCCTGGAGGAGCAGGACAAGCGCGAGAGAGCTGAGCGAGTGCGCCGGGTTCGAGAGGAGCGGGagcaaagagagagggaggaggccgAGCGAGAGGGGAGGGCCGTGccggaggaggaggcggaggatGGCACCATGTCTAACCCTTTCCAGCCCATAACTGACATTATCAATAAGAAGGAGGTCAAGCAGAAAAGAAAGATGGAGAATGAACCAAGCCATTGGCGGTTCCCCTGGCGCTGGGGCCGGCGGAGGACATGCCCACTGACAACAGGCGTGGGAGAGGGGAGCAGTGAGAATGAGGACAAGAGTTGTAGAGAGAAGGACAAGAAGAAGAAACTGAGGCGGATCCCCTGGCGCCGGGGCTGGGAGAGGACATGCCCACTGACGACGGGCGTGGCGGAGGAGAGCAGCCCCCAGAAGGTCGACAGCGCTGTGTACAATATCTTCACAGCGACACAGAGCTggcaggaagagagagagcggCAGATCTTGGATGAGCCCCCAAAAGGTAACCCCACTCTGCTGGAATAAACACTCCCAAATTAGTGATTTGACTCGTTACACTGCAAGATCCCAGGTGTAGCACTGAGCTGGTGAAATCCGCTACAAACCCCATAGATTTGACTCAAATATTGAGCCCCCACTCTAGGCAATACGCACCTAAATCCAAGATGCAGGTCAGAGCGATTACTAGAGAAACGTGAAGCCGCAGGGTCCACTACTTACATTCAGGAATATAATTTAGCATGTTATtatcacaaatataaataaagaaagtcTTGAGCTCTGGTGGTGCACAAACTtgagaaacaaacacagttTTTACAGTCAGTGTTTTACTCACGCATCCGAGGGTAGGAGAGGACCACTCGGGAGGcgacacacaaaaaacactccGGTTATTTTGATTTGTAAGGAAACCGCACAGAGCCTCTTCAGAGCCCTTCTGAATCCGTATATTAATGTAAGTAGTGCCAGTGTTCATGCACGAGCTCAAGCAGAACAGTATTGTCCTGTTATTAACCACCACTTTTTCAATATCAAAACAGGTGACAATAAAACCTGCAGTACATCCAAGGCCTGTAGGACTTTTTCTAATCCTCTCGCTCCCACATCCCTCAAACAAAACCAGCttctttcatctgccaggtgctccgaacaaaatcaataaaataacatttcaaaacaatgtttaaTTTAGTTATCCATCAGGAGCCAATCCAAAAACGCTATTCTAATTATGATTAGTCTACATGACcccatataaaataaaagtacattgtacattttgtgttaGGTGGACAACCTGGACAGTCAAAAGCTGCATCAAGCACCATTAAATTAATggcctcaggcagcctaatatGTTATTTCTTTAACTGGCCATTTTTCTCAAGAGAGCAAAATTGTACATAATTGCAAGGTTTCAAAATGAACAGCCTCCTACAATGTTTCACCCTATATTATTTGCACTGTATCTTTATTGTATGTATATCAGTTAAATTGCaacctgaatagaaacattaattATTACAGGCTTACTTATTGCCATAAGCAGTCAGAATGTAAGAgatgtattttctgtttaacAGTGCAATCGGAAGAAATCCAGCCTGTGGTGTTCAAACGCATGAAAGTCTACAGATGAGTCCACCTGTGAGAAGAGAACAGATAGAGGGGGAAGGAAACACAAATGAAGGGGGAAGATACATTTGAAAGACTGTACACAATGCAGCATGCAGAGACAATGGGGATGATGAAAGCATGTGTtagattatttaaataatacttaTATAAGTACACACTTATCCAtttcaggcacacacacacatatgttttCAAAAGTTGAATTTTATTGACATCAATGAGAAACAAATCAATCATAAGTTTAGGATCATATTGGTTAGTgtcaaggtcaaaggtcagttCTGAGGTGGTTTCTCCCCGTTTAATCAGTCACTTCCATCAATTCATCAgctttttaaattttttgtgATGGGGGTTAGGGGGGGAAAGCAGTTCTTGCTGAGGTTCATGCACAAATCCACATTGCACTCGGGACACAGCCATTTTGTGTGATGGGACTCCTTCTTAGTGCTACATTGAGCGCAGCATGTTGATTTGCTGTGCCGTGGGAGGTGAGCAGCCCCAGACCTGCGTTTTTCAACTGGCACATGAGGTTTATACCGCAGGTCCTGAGCCTAAGTCCTCTCTCCTCAATCTGGCATTGACCAAGCCTGTCACAACAGTGCAACATACATCCGTGCCATCAGTGTCATTTAATCATGTGGAAATTGCTGGTTGTCAGTAATAGCATCACAAGAACAGATCCAGTAACCATTTTGTGATGAGAGATATATGGTAGCACATTTTCATTCtggaaaaacatttacaaaggtTTAGCCTGAAGACTTACTATGAAGAATAAGTACTTTGAAAGAACAGAGGCCAACAATTTGCCAACAGTAaatttgaaagaaaagaaaggcaaCAGGCTTTAAAATATGTGTTTGGGTGTTTGCCTCCCATGGCAAAGCGAATCAAGATGCTGCGCTGAATGTAGCACTAAGAAGGAGCCTGTGTGGAAGTTCcttgtttgtacattttcttagtATGCACATGTTATAACTATATACAGGTGTGCAGATGCTTTGGAGAGCAGAAAACTCTCATCCATGATTAAATGTCATGGTCAACTTCCTACAATGTCCTTAAACCCaaacacatattttaaacaacatgtaaattgttGGCCTCTGTTCTTTCAAAGTACTTATTCTTCATAGTAAGTCTTCAGGCTAAacctttgtaaatgtttttccaGAATGAAAATGTGCTACCATATATCTCTCATCACAAAATGGTTACTGGATCTGTTCTTGTGATGCTATTACTGACAACCAGCAATTTCCACATGATTAAATGACACTGATGGCACGGATGTATGTTGCACTGTTGTGACAGGCTTGGTCAATGCCAGATTGAGGAGAGAGGACTTAGGCTCAGGACCTGCGGTATAAACCTCATGTGCCAGTTGAAAAACGCAGGTCTGGGGCTGCTCACCTCCCACGGCACAGCAAATCAACATGCTGCACTCAATGTAGCACTAAGAAGGAGTCCCATCACACAAAATGGCTGTGTCCCGAGTGCAATGTGGATTTGTGCATGAACCTCAGCAagaactccccccccccccccccccctaacaaaaaaacatattaagctgAAGAATTGATAATTAAATGATCAGCACAGATTATGGTGCTGCAATGGCCCCTTAATTCACAGTGGTAACATGGAGAAACCACCTCAGAAGCGACCATTGACCTTATAAACACATGGTGTAATTATCCTGAATGTACACAATGACatagtaaagaaaaaataaaaataaaatgaataaaaacaattaaactgttaaacatcaATGAACAAAACAGCCTCtgttttgcatgaaaaca
Coding sequences within it:
- the LOC136749492 gene encoding ADP-ribosylation factor-like protein 13B, with amino-acid sequence MMANCCNWVTRLNQPSRKVTLVTLGLDKAGKTATVRGILGENPEDVAPTVGFSKIYVKQGKSEVTIFDLGGGKRIRGIWKNYHAESHGVVYVVDSSDVERIQENKNTLAEVLRHPRIAGKPVLVLANKQDCDGALCEADLIKSLALEKVVNENKCCQIQPCSAVTGNVKKQDQSIKKGLAWLLSRIDRDYAALNERVEKDTAEQRALEEQDKRERAERVRRVREEREQREREEAEREGRAVPEEEAEDGTMSNPFQPITDIINKKEVKQKRKMENEPSHWRFPWRWGRRRTCPLTTGVGEGSSENEDKSCREKDKKKKLRRIPWRRGWERTCPLTTGVAEESSPQKVDSAVYNIFTATQSWQEERERQILDEPPKVQSEEIQPVVFKRMKVYR